The Mesotoga sp. BH458_6_3_2_1 nucleotide sequence CCTCCGACTGTTTTTTCAGCTGTTCAGCTCTAAACGAAGGATCCATCATTGGATGCAGTCTGCCCTGTGTGAACTCGTCCTCACCATAATCTATGAAGGAATGCCCAACTGGTTTCAGACTATTCTCAAGCTTCAGATCCTTTCTCAATGGAGCATTTCCATAGATTGGATTTATGTATGACTTAGCAATATACTGCGCTTCATAACAAAGAGTTCCACCCGTGAAAAGGCCTCGCAAATATCTCCCGGACAATTCTCCGGTAGAACTCTTTCCAGACACTTTTGCATACTCAGCTCTGAGCTTTTCTCTAGCAAGAGTCGCGTCTCCTCCAACATTAAGAGCAGCGACAACTACGGCGCACTCTTCGAGTTGGGTCGTGTAGAAAAGACTTTCTTCGTCTTTCCGAGAAGCATCCCCCATGAAGCAGATCACGCTCTGCTTACCTGATTCTTTTAGAGATTCAAGTATCTTCTTCCTTATCTCAGGAGCGGGTGGTTTCCCTACGGCAGCAATGATCGAGATTTCAGAATCCTCAGACAGTTCCTTTATGGCCCTCAGAAAGGATATCCCCCCCACTGAACTCCTTACGTCTCTTCCACCGGTTCCTATTGCGTGTTTCACGCCCAGCTTCCTCCTACTAAGTTGAACTATGACTTCCTGAAGACCGGTGCCCGAAGCCCCTACAATTCCTATCGAACCGGTTGGACATACGTTCGAAAAGCCAAGACCTTTTCCGTTGATGACCGCTGTGCCGCAGTCGGGACCCATAACGATAAGATCGTTCTTCTCGGCGAATTGCTTGAGTTCAATCTCCTCTTCAATTGAGACGTTGTCGGAATAGAGCATGACGTTCAGGCCTCTCTTCAACGCCTTCATTGCTTCAGCCGCTGCGTATCTGCCGGGAAGAGATATCAGCGCAAGATTCGATTTCGGCAACACAGTCAGAGCTCCTGACAGTGTGACTGGTGAGTATTCTGCGTCTCTCTCTTCCTTTCTCCACGGAGGACGAGCAAGATAGGAACGAGCTGCTTCAAAGAGCTTTTCAATTCCTTCGCCTTTAAAGTCAATTCCAATAAGAAGATCATCGGGCGAAAGAAAATCGTTTTCTACTTCGAAGCCGGCCGCCCTCATTATACTTATATTTGCTTCTGTCGCCATGTTTAGAGCTGCATCACCAACTCCTTCAATCTTCTTGAGTTCCTTCGCAACCAACATCAGGGTAACGCTATCATAGTACTCGCCTTTCAAAACCTCTATTCTCTTCATTGGAACCTCCATTAGCAGCCTTCACCACTAGAGCTGATTCAAATCAAAAGACTAACTTAAACAGCCCTTCTTGGATCGAGCCTAATAGACTCCACTCTGTTCAAGACCATACGCTAATCCTGCAAGCCAGGCCTTTCCCGACAGATGACCCCACTCCAAGATCTTTCCTGTCTTCTCAAGGATCTTGGCAACATCATCTCCTGCAAGAGCATGGGCCAGCTCAATCCCTCGTCTCCAAAACTTCCCATCGAGAGCATCTCTTATCATCTCGGATGAGAACCATTCTGTCTTCCCAACAAGTGTATTGCGATCAATTTCCACTTCATTGCTATCGTTGCCGGTGAGTTTGAAAGCCATGATCAAGCCGACAACAAAGTCGTCACCGGCCGGAGTCGAACCGGGCCCCAAACCGATCATTTTCTCGGGCTTATCGATTTTATCGAGCAGAACCGCAAGTTCTTCTTGCTCCAAAAATCCCAACCATTCCAACCACAGGTCCTTCCACTTAACCTTTGGAGAATCTATAGGGCAATTTGGATCGAACCCCTCTGCTACGTACTTCAAATTAACAACAATCTCCTGACCCTTCTCAAGTGCTGGAAGGGCCTCGATCAATGCCGATCGGGGAAGGTAATCCTCTGTCTTCAGGAGAAGAGAGCATCTCCTTCCAGAATCACTCTTCAGATTCACTACGGTACTATAAGTGCGCTTGACCGTGAGACTGCCGATCTCCTCATTCCAATCGAAACTTCTCTCGAATGGATATAGATGGATCATATTACCCCGTTTTCTCTAAGGGCGTCCATCTCTTGGACACT carries:
- the fdrA gene encoding acyl-CoA synthetase FdrA; this encodes MKRIEVLKGEYYDSVTLMLVAKELKKIEGVGDAALNMATEANISIMRAAGFEVENDFLSPDDLLIGIDFKGEGIEKLFEAARSYLARPPWRKEERDAEYSPVTLSGALTVLPKSNLALISLPGRYAAAEAMKALKRGLNVMLYSDNVSIEEEIELKQFAEKNDLIVMGPDCGTAVINGKGLGFSNVCPTGSIGIVGASGTGLQEVIVQLSRRKLGVKHAIGTGGRDVRSSVGGISFLRAIKELSEDSEISIIAAVGKPPAPEIRKKILESLKESGKQSVICFMGDASRKDEESLFYTTQLEECAVVVAALNVGGDATLAREKLRAEYAKVSGKSSTGELSGRYLRGLFTGGTLCYEAQYIAKSYINPIYGNAPLRKDLKLENSLKPVGHSFIDYGEDEFTQGRLHPMMDPSFRAEQLKKQSEDSSVAVILFDVVLGYGSAENPSSDLVEAIRSVKREIKPVYVAYVCGTDRDPQDIEKQRSLLESVGVIVCESNARAAILAANILSRKER
- a CDS encoding DUF2877 domain-containing protein — encoded protein: MIHLYPFERSFDWNEEIGSLTVKRTYSTVVNLKSDSGRRCSLLLKTEDYLPRSALIEALPALEKGQEIVVNLKYVAEGFDPNCPIDSPKVKWKDLWLEWLGFLEQEELAVLLDKIDKPEKMIGLGPGSTPAGDDFVVGLIMAFKLTGNDSNEVEIDRNTLVGKTEWFSSEMIRDALDGKFWRRGIELAHALAGDDVAKILEKTGKILEWGHLSGKAWLAGLAYGLEQSGVY